Below is a genomic region from Nilaparvata lugens isolate BPH chromosome 8, ASM1435652v1, whole genome shotgun sequence.
CAAAGTGTCTCTACATAAGCTACAGCTTCAACTCGATTCATGGTATGTTGACTTATTTGACCGGTAataatcaggaaattgaagaactgCCCAAGCCCTGCATCATCGAAATACCATTCCAATATATAGCTCCACAACAGGATACCATTTTGCATTATGTATTAGTGTCGGTCTTGCATTGTTTATACCTATATATATGCTATTATATTACGGCTACTATATATGTATTCTGTGTGACTGGCTATACGGCTGTGGCAGTTGAACTGAAAATGTTTCTGGTGAGACTGAAGGAGCTGGATGAGATGTATTTgcgaaaaattttgaatttggatgAGAGAGGTCACGAATTTGTGGATTCCAACTTTCAAGATGTCATCGGGAACCGTGTGAAGATGCTAGTGATGGACCATCAAAGAATTTTCAGGTATGTTGAAATGATACAATGAATTTGAGAATTGATATTCTTCACAAACTAATATTGTTCTTTGAGGTGTAAGAGATAATTACTAGCTACTCACTATGGTTCATTTTGTCATTTGGTAGAGCTCAAAACAAGTATATTATATACTAGTGAAGATATTGAAGattataataagattattaCCTATTTGTCTCTGATTATGATCATGCAACATCTAATAGTACACTTTGTGGTTGATAACTCAACTGTTAGTTCTACTCCAAACAGTGAAACTAACATACGagtaattattaattcttcCGTATATGTATTCATTGAATCCAATGAATTTTATGATAATCTCATTGAATCTTGTCTTCTTGTCAATAATTTAATGCAATTCGTATCCGCGTGTGAATTTTCCATCAATCAATCTAATCCTATcttataaaagtaataaaaaaattagtggaataaatgaataaaatcaaaaggcTGGACAcatagaaaacaaaataatattgaatgatgcAGCACCAATTATTCTCATTggctgaaatattaattttcatttaaacTTGGAAACAAAAATATCTATGAAAATATCgtttgaacaaaatatattctAATGAATAAGCAGAGTAGTTTCGAGACCTTTTTGACGTCCTTACTACGACcaaaactcaatcaatcaataattttattcataactatTCTCATTTTATATGATGTAGGAATAAACTAAGAATATTCAGCAGGTTACTGTATCCTGTATCATAGCACAAATCATCATAATATGCATATGCAATTATAGGCCAgcaaaaaaattagaaacattCAGAGTCAATAACATTTTGGCCTATGTAGCCGGGAGACATTTCTGTGTCCGGCCTGCAAAATCTGAGCTTCAAACTGTATCCTGTATCATTGTCTGATGATGCAATGCTGCAACTCACACGAATTATTTGAGACGTttccaatttgaaataatattaatattttggagtgatccgtggtgtactagatagagtgcttgcgtagcagcatccCGGCttcaaaccctctcacaaccaaaagttttttaaccagatcactcccgtgttatcgaacgggcacgttaaattgtcggacccggctgaagtatgacagtcgtaaggcccattgacggcttaaattctaaattcaggcggtgggaccttcccgaaagggactccccaccaacaaaagccatacgaatttacttttactattaatattttcataaatattacacagtaatcaaaaaatagaataatcttctagagataaaaaataatcagaCTCCATCActtatttgaatatatttcataacttttcaacataattttccagaaaaatgaatcaattgagCAAGGGTAACGCGTACATGATTTTCTATGTCAACGCTTTTGTCTGTATTCAAATCTGTTTGGCAATCATCAGTTTTCAAGTGAGtccaacaatatttttaatcaatGTATGGTTTAGAATTAACTCCACTGaatcatcatttttttatttatgactTGCATaagcaaaaatattattaagctGAATCTGAAATTATCTATGAACATGGAAAATTCATTATGTTTTatcgattttttcaaaagtggtACAAGATTCTATTCATTGTAGGAACGGAAAGAATAATTTGATCTGCTTAttccattaaaaaaattatctttaAGAAAGAAAATTTCATTGCATTTTTAGAGATCTCTCTTATTCCCAGAATTGAGAATACAGTATATTATGCAATTTTAGCCTCAGAGATGGCAGCTAATCGATGCACACACTTGAATTCCATTCATAATATTCGTTATCCGCTCCTGTCCCATATTTCATATCATTATGACCGTATGAAACACGCTAATCATGAGCATCCATGATTACACATCGTATACAATTCTCAAATTTCAGCATTCCATAAACTAGATCTCAGAttttgaaaacacttgaaaaaacTGCTATACTACTTAAAACTTGAGACTTGAAGTCTTATTCTAAGAATCCATTTCATGTGATTCGATAGAATACTTCTAAGAAGAAAACATCATTGTGATACATGGATAACTTATTTACAGAACCTCTGCTGATACTCTTGAGATATTACTGCTAGAACCACGAAACTGCTTTGCATTTCTGgcgtgataataataattgtcaatatCCAAGTGGTTTCATctttttcaagattattttttaatattcaagtGAGATTTTCCAAAGAAATCTTCGCTTGTAGCTACATTTCATTATATTGTATACTAGAAAATGATACATTTGAATACATTTATATTCCTCGATCAAAGGTAATAACGAGTAAGCAAgaattttcaatgtaatttgtATATCacgaacaatatttttatttcctaTACACGTGTTTAGGTTGAATACAGGTTACGCACAATCATTCTTCCTCCATATGCTGCTGAAACTTTGATGATGAACGTATGCGCACACAACCCATCATTGCGTATGAACCGGCGCTGCAGGGCGAAGTCTCCAGTCCTGTCTTTAACTTCCTCTCCCTGAAAAGCTGATGATTAGGCAACCCGGCAACACAAACCCCCAACCCTCTCTCAACACTCCGCTCCAAACAAAGCAGCGCACAACACCAATCACAACAATGCAGTCGAAGCTACGCTTTCATTTCCTCTACagtgtctgtttatattttccCCAATGTCTGATAATACTCGGATAATTACGAATAGTTTGGATAGTAACATAGCAGTATAGAACTGAGTGAAACGAACACGTGCCAATGTTACATTCTTTAATGTTCCAATTTTAAATGCATTCTGGTTCTATCCATTATCCACTagcttttttaatttttaaccaaatttatcaagaatcatATCGTTTCTTTTGttactgaattttgaagaaagttatAATGTTGTCtaattaattttattcctttaaatgttcaatattcAGTGATCGATGAGGAATACACAGTTTATTCGCCTTATCGAATTACAATCATTCACAACTAATCTGTAGATAAAATTTGTCAATGAAATACGCACAACCTTTCTCATCCACTTTGTAAAGGACTCaaatttaatttggaaaaagatCTCACTACTTAGAGTGAACCAtagtattgtattatttttgaaaaaaaatatcggGCCCgtccgggatttgaacccgggaccTCCTGCACCCAAAGCAGGAATCATACCCCTAGACCAACGGGCCTTCGCTGATGACAAATGTTCGCTTTAGAGTGAAACGTACATCAAATCTGGAACAAATTGTTTTGAACTAAAAGTGAAAGTTGTTTAGAGCAGAAAGCACGTACTATACCCGAGATTACTGCTAGAGAGCGTAGAGTGCTCTTTACTACTTTTCAGAAAAGAGAATACAAGCAATACACCTGCATCCCATTCTCTTTGCTTTTCAGCATAGGGAAAGATTGAGAGAATCTTCATCATTCGTCTACTATGGTTTCGTTTCAGTGACTTATTAGTGACAAGGATTAATAAAGTCACAGTATACTACAGTACTTATAGTGACAGTGTTACAGATTTTGTCAGAGTAGTCAAGTATAAAATAGCTACACGAGTAGATCCACATACTGAACATACATATAATATACACTATACAGTAGGGGTACCCAGAGTGGGTTTGAACGCGGAATGCGTCCTTTAAATTCTTGGGTTAGGCTCAACATCAAATCTTGGGGATCCCTAGAAAAGATCAGCAGTGTTTAGAATGAGTACCTACGACATTTTTGGGTTTCCAATTCAAGAAGGggtaacagctgatttttttccaatttaggGAAGCGTTCTTAGGCTTGGGGGGGTGAGCGCCCCTGTATGCCTACAATGAATATAGGAGACCTGTGTTATATTTCGTGTATAGTTTTTTATGGTTTTGAGAAAAAGATAGCAAATGAATTTTAAACAGATTCACTTTTCATTCAATCGAGATACAAATTACTTGTATTCTTCCATTCAGATTACTTGATAAAACTACTTCACTTGATAGAACTTCTCTACTTTTTTACTTAATAACTTGTTCTATTCTTACTTGTAAGTCTTTACTTATTTTCCAGtgtattaaatcattatgatCTTGATTTCATGATCTATGATTTCTTGAATGATATTGATCTATGATTTCATTAAAATGGATGCAATGTAATATCAATTCTATCTTAGTCTATCACTCTATCTCCACTCCATTAcactagtggttctgtgaacagtagacctcacgcggTTTTCTCATCTACTATTGCctgtatctgatgtcacctgtttgaaacaAACTCAGCtcacatttgaatttgtattccatatgataatgCACTCaattccgtgataatctttccatctgatgaacatatttctcaaatatttcaaaattagtttttttcaatcaaaaatattataattctccAGCATTGTATTATataatgattcaaaaaatactgaaatgaacaaaatataacaaaataattcagttcatataattattataatcacctatcaaatttgttttttttaatgtgagaatattgatactgatgggcacgcacaaagaccttaaagagatatagacccacaatgcctatgccttcccaatgatagctcttacttgagattgaaggccgccattggggtattttagcatgataattatattatatctatatatttgtaatactatagattacaaaggcattggtatgtaataatcttataggttgccccctcaatggccgatttcaattccaagtacgacactagcgctgcatgtgagtctatgcatctttaaggtctttgggcacgcataataataccatgaatgcaaaacaaaatatcgaAACCATAGacattatagaaatagacacggcttctccagacatctgtgtgatgcattcaatgaataatccacttgtcagctgattgattatgaataattctatagtctgattaatcctatcttcagagtagatgatacgTATAGTgttatcggagtatggaggaattccatTTCTTTccatattaaaatgaaaaaattaaaaaaaaattgtgtatacatcgacgcacaGTGGAAAAAAGAATATTCGTGCCAAATTTCATCGAATTCTATGaatgcgtttggccgtaaatgcgttacatacatacattcagacaaaagaaaatccgagttaaaacatagacctcactacgttcggtcaaatatctcaatgataaatatttagatattATTGAACATATCCGTATCATACAAGTAACAGATTAATCACAACAAAATAATCATCAGTTAtggataatatatttatttaaatgagTAATTCAACCTTCATGGATTGGTATTTCAATCAGTGATTATCATTTTCAGAATGGGGCAATTTCAGACAAACTCAAATGCAGTTTCCGAGGTGCTTCAATAATCGCTTTCTGTTATGTTTATTCTGAGTATGGCCAAGGCATACAGGAAGAGGTATATATCAACAATACACCATTTATCATTAATCTCAAAAAAAACTCGTTTTGTCTTTTCAAtggtgaaaataattattattgtaagagtGTAGGCCTATGTGTCTTCAAAGCTGCACTcagattttaattttcaattctattcatCATCCGACCAATGTCTCATTGATGTTTTCCATTATCCAgctaatattcaaataataagttcggattttaaagaaaattttattttttccatatggcatgagagaaataataaagtttatgtgtttgatttgattgatattgaagTTTAGACTCGAAGCTTGATTTTGTAGCTGCGAGAATCACGCTTCTTGTGTAGCCTCTTCAATGTAATGACGTCTGTACTGGACGTCATGCTGTACTTGACGTCTGTACTGGATATTACGGATGATACagattcataaatttataatcaTCCATTCTCTAAGAATGACGTCCAAATGAGTATTGTGAAGATCCATTTCCATGTAAGTTCTGTAATCAAAGCTTAATTAACAACTCTTCATACAAGCTTGACTACTGAGCTAAGCTTAATTACTACGGTAGAATCATTTTCACTAAAATGGTAATACTGTACCTGAACTAGATACAACACTGTGATTATGATTGGTTCCTATCACATGGATATTGTGTACTTCTGATGGCATGGATTTCCATGGTAGAGGGTCCCGTCCATGGCTGACAGTATTCAAGATTAGGCCATCAATATTCAAGCAACAAACAGTGGGAAATTATTGAACTGGAATTGCAATTGGGTACTgatcatttattcatcattctCTACTCGGAACAAACATTGGAATTACTAAATTACTATTTTGAGGGAATGGAATTTTCCATCACTACTATGTTCTGTGGTTGTGTGATGAGCAGCTTGGTTATAATTACGGGAACGGCTGGATTTCAGTCAAACATTGCTATTGAACAAACTTTATTCCTTCTCAAATATTCCGTCCAATTTGGGAgtgtattataaatgtaatcAATCAGTAATCATTGGCATTTGAATTGCGTTGAGTAACTACATTTTCAATCCAACATCCTTTAGTTCGTATTTCTCAGTTCCTGTTGAAGGATTTTCCCCACccaatgaataatttcaattttcgatcaTCAATTGTTTAATTATGAGTCATTTTCAGCCATCGTAGAtttaaatttctattatttcattcatcaggtctatttttagaaattccTGAAACATTCATTTAAGTTTGCTGttatttaatgttttattattaatatatatatttgaaattgattgttttattctgatttgtagtCTAAGATTGATTATTTGGTGTAGagattgaaatggacatagtaaataataataacggacataacctacataatattattttggaagatttgagacaaaatcagGGAATAGAAGTTTTgagcaatagcctgttttttccgactattatattatttggtctatccaataaaattataaatgaacaATTATCAGAAACATACTGAGGCCTCTGGGCCAAGCACTTTAAACTGAATATTTTATGTTGGAATTATCGTAATTGGAAGTTGCAGTTGGATGGGAAAAGAGACGTCGGACAaccgaggaagcggtggacaccggaacaggctttacaagcctagtctatgatggatgatgatgattatagtaaattctatgataattattgattatgagATAATATGGATGTGGTAATGGGAACTTTATTACTTCATATTTAGCGGAATGAATTTGTTTGCAGTTTGAAAATGTAAGAATCGCAATGTACGACCTCTGTGGCTATGGAAAGCCGGTGTGGATTCAGAAAACATTCCTCATCCTCATGATTAGAAACACTCACATCCCTCAACTGTCATTCTACAAGACGTTCACCAATGAAAGAAGGAACCTTGCAAATGTGAGTGAAAGCGTTTACCTCATCACGATTCAATCATAAGCTAATAGCTAGTAGCTCTAACTAGTTTTAAATAGGAGCTGAGTTGTAGAATCTGAAATGTAGGCTACTGAAATCAGTAGGATCAGCATTAGCATTAGAGTATTGCTGACATTGCATATAATACACAATAGTATAGCTTAAGACAATGGCGTATCCCACCGAAATGGGACCTGAATATTTTTGGTCAAaaaaattagcttttgatgtcaTATATTCTCTTTATATTGTATaagttgaaaatatatataaggGATGAGAGAATAGCACAATGAGTATTATGAGCCACTCTAGTAATTATAGCTTATTCAGTATCATGCATGTGGTTGAACAATGCTCTGACAGATTTTTTAGAAGAATAACCCGCAAATTTTCCCAGTAATGATCAACGGGCGTAGTTTCTACCATTAAGAGGGGGGACACTACCCTCTAATTTCTGGTAAAATAGCTTCATTCTAATTTTGAGCATAATGTGAAAATCATGAGgacttgaagaaataattcttAATCAAATTAAAACTGGGACTATGATTTTAAAAGCttgtttaaaaatttatttggagCCACAATTATAGCATCCTAGCTATAGCATCCtatctgaaaataatatgagtAGGCCTTTTCAGGGCtactacaaaattattatttcaatgaaaaaatgattgaatggtTAGTAAAATTTTGTTCCATTCCATTCTATTGAATCGAAATTTTGttaaataacaaattttgtTATATCAATAAAACCATAGGCCCGTGAAATGTTCAATGGAAAATCGAATTACGAGTAAAAAGTGGCTTACTAAGcacaaaaaatgaattgaatgttaaATATTGAAGTGGAGATTTTAAGAAAGTGGGAAGTAAAAACGCTTCAAATTGaagctattttttcaaaaactaccCTCGATTGGGGGTATTCCATACCCCCCTCACCGGTGCATCCTTCAAAGTTTAGGTCATGTCTACGCGCCAGTGTTATGATCACCCCACCACGGTACTTTTTTCTAGATAAGGTTACGTAATtgttaatatataataataattaatattaataataaaattaatatagttgatattaattattattattatataatattattatttttattatataattgtaattatttttacgtaattgtttttttgtttttcatgaaTAGAAATTCTTATTCGAATAGAagcatatttttgattaacGTGAAATATTGATTAGATGACCAAGCAGaggtattaataatgaaataaatttttaaattatacagttatcatagaaaaattattgaattataaagttaTATATTTTCTAAAGAGAACGGAAACTAACTTAATAACCAGAAAAATTTGTGTTCATTGTGCTTTTCGTAGTTTATTCTCTTTAGTCTATTGGAAATATTATGCATCGATTAACCCTTTGTTTAATAAAGGATACAAGAGCCTCCTTTCTCTTGGTAGAAGTATGTGGTAAACTTCTAGATTTGCAAACTCCAATTTAAATGTCATTAAATCTTGACTTGGAGTTGTCTGTTATAAAcggaaaatatatttatttattcgactCTCGACGTGAATCGCTCTTTTAGAGATTCTCATGTATTCTTAAATGTTTTTTTGGTCTATTTTCTTGATCAAATCCATTCATATAGCCTACTATTATTTCTTGATTCTTGTTTATTCTTAGTAAtgtcacaataataaataaactcatCCATTTTTCAGGTTACTCGTGCCGCATACTCCTATTTCAACTTGCTAAATCAACGTAATAAGCTACTCAATCACAATTGAAGCAATATGGAAGAGATTGCCTAAAAATTGGATGCGAATTTTTATTGTTGATGTTTTGCTTTATGATAGATAATCTCTATATATCAAcattctatcattcaacaatctaTTGTGATGTAATTGATGAGtaataaatattttgagatGATCATCGATAATGAAGTTTCAATAGTTTAACTAATGGTTCAAGCTATTgagaaatcaataaatttcatggAGTGATTGAAATAGATTTTGAAATATCCAAACAAGTCATATAACAATGTAAGACAATCAATCtgcaattattg
It encodes:
- the LOC120352666 gene encoding uncharacterized protein LOC120352666, with amino-acid sequence MKNREATTEDQRQPKWDAAAKAKIDVSNSDIAESRDVDFKMTERILYSVVVYYAVQALVIIVTNWAKWDFKTKLFSLECLNYALFLLLLTSEHFGGFFGNRATLNALISPESNENEETDIKSSRKQQMLDEMNKEGMSFLIMAGHSTKCLYISYSFNSIHGMLTYLTGNNQEIEELPKPCIIEIPFQYIAPQQDTILHYVLVSVLHCLYLYICYYITATIYVFCVTGYTAVAVELKMFLVRLKELDEMYLRKILNLDERGHEFVDSNFQDVIGNRVKMLVMDHQRIFRKMNQLSKGNAYMIFYVNAFVCIQICLAIISFQNGAISDKLKCSFRGASIIAFCYVYSEYGQGIQEEFENVRIAMYDLCGYGKPVWIQKTFLILMIRNTHIPQLSFYKTFTNERRNLANVTRAAYSYFNLLNQRNKLLNHN